A window of Argopecten irradians isolate NY chromosome 14, Ai_NY, whole genome shotgun sequence contains these coding sequences:
- the LOC138307484 gene encoding uncharacterized protein produces the protein MDLAAAVNSPDKTAVAVKGKIVNVSPADTRSTGDKVIDYQEVTLKDSTGSSTLAVWGDMVNQFEKGSLVKFPRCRVRLFNKSKRLTTVPGSTYEMMNADDDLNDVSSDEDLSDVVDTTTSGTIVAILEFDPYLSCPNRACNNKKLSTIKDDKFVMLCPTCKKKYGASACNNYARATVFFNQGDQSKKVSLFKPEIQKIFQAKYSEPTIGWEKPTLFKKFLELLPLQVTCNIENSTMRNITVKRAATNCS, from the exons ATGGACCTCGCAGCGGCCGTGAATTCCCCAGATAAAACGGCTGTAGCTGTGAAGGGGAAAATAGTAAAT GTCTCTCCAGCAGATACCAGATCAACCGGAGATAAGGTTATTGACTACCAAGAGGTTACATTGAAAGATTCCACTGGGTCATCAACGCTTGCAGTCTGGGGCGACATGGTGAACCAATTTGAAAAAGGCAGTTTGGTTAAATTTCCAAGATGCCGGGTCCGTCTCTTCAATAAAAGCAAGAGACTCACAACAGTACCTGGGAGTACATATGAG ATGATGAATGCAGATGATGATCTCAATGACGTGTCATCGGATGAAGACTTGTCAGATGTTGTTGATACCACTACTTCGGGTACCATTGTTGCCATCTTGGAGTTTGATCCATACTTATCTTGCCCAAACAGAGCTTGCAACAACAAGAAATTAAGTACCATTAAGGATGACAAATTTGTGATGTTGTGTCCAACATGTAAAAAGAAGTATGGAGCAAGCGCTTGTAACAATTATGCAAGGGCAACTGTTTTTTTCAACCAAGGAGACCAAAGTAAAAAAGTCTCATTGTTCAAACCTgaaattcaaaaaatatttcaggCAAAATACAGTGAACCTACGATTGGATGGGAGAAACCAACTTTATTCAAGAAATTCTTGGAGTTGCTGCCACTGCAAGTAACCTGTAATATTGAAAACAGCACCATGAGGAACATAACGGTCAAGAGGGCAGCCACTAACTGCTCATAG